The Streptococcaceae bacterium ESL0729 genome has a segment encoding these proteins:
- a CDS encoding lactonase family protein yields the protein MEEKIYFGCYTRREAKGIYRADLDTESGLLSNLEAYIEEPSPTYLAIDQERHLYSVGAVEQEGGVAAFDKNGKLINHVVEAGAPLCYLSVDEKRDLVYGANYHKGQLLAYKRLENGALVLRDKVEHLGSGPHENQASSHIHFADLTPDGYLVTCDLGIDQVVTYDPSEKLTEINRYTTSPGAGPRHIVFKKNDNIAYLICELDSTIEVLSYEGMGAFTFIQKVSLLPADHQGFNGAAAIRISADDRFVYASNRGHDSIAAFKTLADGSLEHLQTISTFGNTPRDINLSSDGKILIAANQDSDNVTSYAVDGKTGLLTEIQHDFKVPEAVCVYIEGQKS from the coding sequence ATGGAAGAGAAAATTTATTTTGGATGCTACACTCGCCGCGAGGCCAAGGGGATTTATAGGGCAGATCTTGATACTGAAAGTGGGCTTTTGAGCAATTTAGAGGCCTATATTGAAGAGCCAAGTCCCACTTATCTGGCTATTGACCAAGAAAGGCACCTTTATAGCGTTGGTGCTGTCGAACAAGAAGGTGGGGTTGCAGCCTTTGATAAGAATGGGAAGCTCATCAATCATGTGGTTGAAGCTGGTGCTCCCCTTTGCTACCTGTCTGTCGATGAAAAAAGGGACTTAGTCTACGGGGCTAACTACCACAAGGGGCAACTCTTGGCCTATAAACGCCTAGAAAACGGTGCTCTAGTTCTAAGGGACAAGGTTGAACACCTGGGTTCTGGTCCCCATGAAAATCAAGCAAGTTCTCACATTCACTTTGCTGACTTGACTCCTGATGGCTATCTAGTAACTTGTGATTTAGGAATTGATCAGGTGGTGACCTATGACCCTAGTGAAAAATTAACTGAGATCAACCGCTACACAACAAGTCCTGGTGCTGGTCCTCGTCATATAGTTTTCAAGAAAAACGATAATATTGCCTACCTCATTTGTGAGCTTGATTCAACAATTGAAGTGCTGTCTTATGAGGGAATGGGTGCTTTTACCTTCATTCAAAAGGTAAGTCTACTGCCAGCTGACCACCAAGGATTTAACGGGGCAGCAGCAATCAGAATTTCAGCTGATGACCGCTTTGTTTACGCAAGTAATCGGGGACATGACAGTATCGCTGCCTTTAAAACTCTGGCTGATGGAAGTCTTGAGCACCTACAGACAATCTCAACCTTTGGTAATACTCCAAGGGACATTAACCTTTCATCTGATGGCAAAATCTTGATTGCAGCCAACCAGGATAGTGATAATGTTACTAGCTACGCAGTCGATGGAAAAACAGGGCTTTTGACTGAAATTCAACATGACTTTAAAGTTCCTGAAGCCGTTTGTGTGTACATTGAAGGGCAAAAGAGTTAA
- a CDS encoding GntR family transcriptional regulator, translated as MNKLPIYEQVAEKIKADVTKGILQPGDQILSVRAMAIKERVNPNTIVKSYQVLEREGVIISIPHKGSFISEDVLKLKEVEKEDKLRSLSDSLLEALKLGIDEDTLHDLVRKVQNDFEA; from the coding sequence ATGAATAAGTTACCCATTTATGAACAGGTCGCCGAAAAAATTAAGGCTGACGTGACCAAGGGAATACTTCAACCTGGTGACCAAATTCTTTCAGTTAGGGCCATGGCCATTAAGGAGCGGGTCAATCCTAACACAATTGTAAAAAGTTACCAGGTTTTAGAAAGGGAGGGAGTGATCATCTCCATTCCCCACAAGGGATCATTTATCAGCGAAGATGTTTTAAAACTTAAGGAAGTTGAGAAAGAGGATAAGCTTCGTAGTCTCTCAGATTCACTTTTGGAGGCTTTGAAGCTTGGGATAGATGAAGATACACTGCATGATTTAGTTAGGAAGGTACAAAATGACTTTGAGGCTTGA
- a CDS encoding DUF2130 domain-containing protein, protein MENIVCPHCGEQITIDENSYADILRQVHTKEFKREVEEKLKNQKENFLKDKKLEEAELRAEFENQISKMQQKKAEEILKMEHKHFEEKQRLEKEESDFKGQLERDLAKKQAEIESLKNLVDNGKTNLELAVERAKSELKEELTSKNQEILNLDHQIKQIEAEKNSMIKEVKLEQEKNLASLTNELQFQKSAFELEKNNLMLEHEHELKQKDTEIDFYKDLKAKQSTKMVGESLEQHCELEFNKLRMTAFKNAYFAKDNDAKSGSKGDYIYREVDDYDQEIISIMFEMKNESDQTASKKKNEHFFKELDKDRRQKDCEYAILVSLLEADDDLYNTGIVDVSYKYEKMYVIRPQFFIPMITLLRNAALNSMKYRQELAQMRKQNEDVTNFERELGEFKKSFGITAKNFNGNLEKLDKELEKSIKSLTTARDELRKARNNLGTAENKLDNLTIKKLTRNNPTMQEKFDALNH, encoded by the coding sequence ATGGAAAATATAGTCTGCCCCCACTGCGGTGAACAAATTACAATTGATGAAAACAGCTATGCTGACATCCTAAGACAGGTTCACACCAAGGAGTTTAAGCGTGAAGTTGAGGAGAAGCTAAAAAATCAAAAAGAAAACTTCTTGAAAGACAAAAAACTTGAAGAGGCAGAGTTAAGGGCGGAGTTTGAAAATCAAATTTCAAAGATGCAGCAGAAAAAGGCTGAAGAAATCCTTAAGATGGAGCACAAGCATTTTGAGGAAAAACAAAGGCTTGAGAAGGAAGAAAGTGACTTTAAAGGTCAGCTTGAAAGGGATTTGGCTAAAAAACAAGCTGAAATTGAGAGTTTAAAAAACCTTGTAGACAACGGAAAAACAAACTTAGAACTTGCGGTTGAGCGTGCTAAAAGTGAGTTGAAAGAAGAATTGACTTCAAAGAACCAGGAAATTTTAAACCTTGACCATCAGATTAAGCAGATTGAAGCTGAAAAAAATTCCATGATTAAGGAAGTAAAACTTGAGCAGGAAAAAAATCTTGCAAGTCTTACTAATGAACTCCAATTTCAAAAAAGTGCATTTGAGCTGGAAAAAAATAATCTTATGCTGGAACATGAGCATGAACTCAAGCAAAAGGATACAGAGATTGACTTTTATAAGGATCTAAAGGCCAAACAATCTACTAAAATGGTTGGAGAAAGCTTGGAGCAGCACTGTGAGCTTGAATTCAATAAGCTTCGGATGACAGCCTTTAAGAATGCTTATTTTGCAAAAGATAACGACGCTAAAAGTGGCAGCAAGGGAGATTATATCTACCGGGAGGTCGATGATTACGACCAAGAAATAATCTCTATTATGTTTGAGATGAAAAATGAAAGTGACCAGACAGCCAGCAAAAAGAAAAATGAGCACTTCTTTAAGGAGCTTGATAAGGACCGCAGGCAGAAAGATTGCGAGTATGCCATTTTAGTTAGTCTTTTGGAGGCAGATGATGACCTTTATAATACGGGAATTGTGGATGTTTCCTACAAGTATGAAAAAATGTATGTTATAAGACCTCAGTTCTTTATCCCCATGATTACCCTTTTGCGGAATGCAGCCCTAAATTCAATGAAGTACCGCCAGGAACTAGCTCAGATGCGAAAGCAAAATGAGGATGTGACAAATTTTGAAAGGGAACTTGGTGAATTCAAAAAAAGCTTTGGCATAACAGCCAAAAACTTCAATGGAAATTTAGAAAAACTTGACAAGGAACTTGAGAAGAGCATTAAAAGTCTGACCACAGCCCGTGATGAGCTGAGGAAGGCCCGCAATAATCTAGGAACAGCTGAAAATAAACTTGATAACCTAACCATCAAAAAACTAACCCGCAATAACCCTACCATGCAGGAAAAGTTTGATGCCTTAAATCATTAA
- the alsS gene encoding acetolactate synthase AlsS, with the protein MLEEKFGADLVVDSLINHHVKYVFGIPGAKIDKVFDTLEDKGPQLIVARHEQNAAFMAQAIGRITGEPGLVIATSGPGASNLATGLVTATAEGDPVLAIGGQVKRSDLLKRTHQSMDNAALFEPITKYSAEVQDPENLSETIANAYRQAKFGKAGASFVSIPQDVVDARVTVDAVKALKDPILGSATEEFIDYLSEQIKEAKLPVFLLGSGASNERVTQAVRNLLSKVALPVVETFQGAGIISRDLEENFFGRVGLFRNQPGDMLLKKSDLVIAVGYDPIEYEARNWNAEIDSRVIAIDSTLAEIDTYFQPERELIGDIASTLDLLAPKIYGYDLPQESKNYLIDLREILNFPDLSVTEKEGILHPQDVVAVLQKHVSDQETVTVDVGSHYIWMARKFRSYSPRHLLFSNGMQTLGVALPWAISASLVRPGQKVYSVSGDGGFLFSAQELETAVRLKLPIIHLIWNDGRYNMVEFQEIMKYGRSSGVDLGPVDFVKYAEAFGARGIRVKSKSELDQVLESIDASTGPVVIDIPIDYSDNINLGKTILPDEFY; encoded by the coding sequence ATGCTAGAAGAAAAATTTGGAGCTGACCTAGTCGTCGATAGTCTCATTAATCATCATGTGAAATACGTTTTTGGTATCCCGGGAGCAAAGATTGACAAGGTTTTTGACACCCTAGAAGATAAGGGGCCTCAGCTGATTGTTGCCCGCCACGAGCAAAATGCTGCCTTCATGGCCCAAGCCATTGGCCGAATTACAGGGGAACCTGGTCTTGTTATTGCGACGAGTGGACCTGGAGCTAGTAATCTTGCTACAGGACTTGTTACGGCAACAGCCGAAGGAGACCCAGTCCTTGCCATTGGTGGTCAGGTTAAGAGGTCTGACCTTTTAAAGCGAACCCATCAAAGTATGGATAATGCTGCCCTATTTGAGCCAATTACCAAATATTCAGCAGAGGTGCAGGACCCTGAAAATCTATCAGAGACCATTGCAAATGCCTACCGTCAGGCTAAGTTTGGTAAGGCTGGAGCAAGTTTTGTATCCATTCCCCAAGATGTGGTTGATGCTAGAGTTACTGTTGACGCGGTTAAAGCCCTTAAAGACCCAATTTTAGGTTCAGCGACAGAAGAATTTATTGACTACCTAAGTGAGCAGATAAAAGAAGCCAAGCTTCCAGTCTTCTTACTTGGTAGTGGGGCTTCAAATGAGCGAGTTACCCAAGCAGTCAGAAATCTTCTTTCTAAGGTAGCCCTACCCGTTGTTGAAACCTTCCAAGGGGCTGGTATTATTTCAAGAGACTTGGAGGAAAATTTCTTTGGTCGGGTTGGTCTCTTTAGAAATCAGCCAGGAGACATGCTCCTTAAAAAATCTGATCTAGTTATAGCTGTGGGCTATGACCCCATTGAATATGAGGCCCGCAACTGGAATGCTGAAATTGACAGCAGGGTGATTGCCATTGATTCCACCTTGGCTGAGATTGATACCTACTTCCAACCTGAAAGGGAGTTGATTGGAGATATTGCAAGTACCCTTGACCTGTTGGCACCAAAAATTTATGGCTATGACTTGCCCCAAGAATCTAAAAACTATCTGATTGATTTAAGGGAGATTTTGAACTTTCCTGATTTATCAGTTACTGAAAAAGAAGGGATTCTTCATCCCCAAGATGTGGTCGCAGTCCTTCAAAAACACGTAAGTGATCAGGAAACAGTCACAGTTGACGTAGGTAGCCACTACATTTGGATGGCTCGTAAGTTTCGCTCCTATAGTCCTCGCCACCTGCTCTTCTCAAATGGAATGCAGACCTTAGGTGTTGCCCTTCCTTGGGCCATTTCAGCAAGCCTTGTCCGTCCAGGTCAAAAGGTTTACTCTGTGTCAGGAGATGGAGGCTTCCTCTTTTCTGCCCAAGAGCTTGAAACAGCTGTTAGACTAAAACTTCCAATCATTCACTTGATTTGGAATGATGGCCGCTATAACATGGTTGAATTTCAAGAGATTATGAAGTACGGTCGCTCTAGTGGGGTTGATCTTGGTCCAGTTGATTTTGTTAAGTATGCTGAGGCATTTGGAGCCCGAGGAATTAGGGTTAAATCTAAGTCAGAACTCGACCAGGTCTTAGAATCAATTGATGCATCAACAGGCCCTGTAGTAATTGATATTCCTATCGACTATTCAGACAATATCAACCTTGGAAAGACCATTCTTCCAGATGAATTTTACTAA
- a CDS encoding tetratricopeptide repeat protein has product MSYAEQMIEALHGQDLDLASELLSQALKFDDREILVDLAEYLEYMGFQEESRRVYDKLISSSSDDTGIYINLASMAADDGDFDKAYEYLAEIPEDDENYLAALVETADLYQMEGFYEAALEKLKEAQRLSDTPLVNFALAELLYSQGNFKAAIDTYVKLDVEEIYQATKISIYQRIGTAYASLGKFELSLEYLEKSLDLFHDDNVLFELANINMELGENKRSIAYFKQLDLLNPDFHGYNYLYAQVLDKEGDYKEAKSIALEGLKKNNQDVPLLHLLSKLSFQLHDFNDAEKYLIQALDFADMHDETVFLLSNLYLDQEDYQAVLNLKSLLDEEHLLSSWNFAKAHLELDEEDEAEEIFDNLKQYLSNNPDFLLDYMELLKRVGRHNDFKNQLEAYLKLVPDDEKMQALLADFDQDWY; this is encoded by the coding sequence ATGTCTTATGCAGAACAAATGATTGAGGCCTTGCACGGCCAAGACCTTGATTTAGCTAGTGAGCTTTTAAGTCAGGCCTTAAAATTTGACGACCGAGAAATCCTGGTTGATTTGGCTGAGTACCTTGAATATATGGGTTTTCAGGAGGAAAGTCGCAGGGTTTACGACAAGCTTATAAGTAGCAGCTCAGATGATACAGGAATTTACATCAATCTGGCCAGCATGGCAGCAGATGATGGGGATTTTGATAAGGCTTATGAGTATTTGGCAGAAATTCCAGAAGATGATGAGAATTATCTGGCAGCCTTGGTTGAGACTGCTGACCTTTACCAAATGGAAGGTTTTTACGAGGCAGCCCTTGAAAAACTTAAGGAGGCACAGAGGCTTTCAGACACGCCTCTTGTCAATTTTGCCCTGGCTGAGCTTTTATATAGCCAAGGAAACTTTAAGGCTGCCATTGATACTTATGTAAAACTTGATGTGGAAGAAATCTACCAGGCCACTAAAATTTCCATCTATCAAAGGATAGGAACAGCCTATGCAAGCCTTGGCAAGTTTGAGTTATCCCTAGAATACCTTGAAAAGTCTCTTGACCTCTTCCATGATGACAATGTTCTTTTTGAGCTGGCAAATATCAACATGGAACTTGGAGAAAATAAAAGATCAATTGCCTACTTTAAGCAACTTGATCTTTTAAATCCTGATTTTCATGGCTATAATTACCTTTATGCTCAAGTTTTGGACAAAGAAGGTGATTATAAGGAAGCCAAGTCGATTGCCCTTGAAGGCCTTAAAAAGAACAATCAAGATGTCCCCCTCCTTCATCTTTTGTCAAAACTTTCCTTCCAGCTCCATGATTTTAATGATGCCGAAAAATATCTGATTCAAGCCCTTGATTTTGCGGACATGCATGATGAAACAGTCTTTCTTTTAAGTAATCTCTACCTTGACCAAGAAGACTATCAGGCTGTTTTAAATCTAAAGAGTTTGTTGGATGAAGAACACCTTTTAAGCTCATGGAATTTCGCTAAGGCACACTTGGAGCTTGATGAGGAGGATGAGGCTGAGGAGATATTTGATAATCTCAAGCAATACCTCTCAAACAATCCTGATTTCCTACTCGACTATATGGAGCTCTTAAAGAGGGTGGGTCGTCATAATGACTTTAAAAATCAACTTGAAGCCTACCTTAAACTTGTACCAGATGATGAAAAAATGCAGGCCCTTTTGGCTGATTTTGATCAAGATTGGTATTAA
- a CDS encoding AI-2E family transporter: MNQNRSFRTSWFYKLFINNRVTTTLVVSLLLLINLFLISKLGFIFEPILEFLGVILLPIVLASIFYYILNPVVDWLEKKGISRSISIIFLFLFLIGLIIFSLAVFIPSLIDHVQSFLVNIPNYVSSGQKRISELIKQPLFEQYRPQIEEFINNTASKLIEASRDISRTAVSSVTGFVSTATSVFVSIAIMPFILFYLLRDGRKLKGYVTKFLPDKIRHQTAEILVDVNNTLSNYVRGQVIVAFSVAVTLSILFSIIGLRYGITIGVVAGFLNLIPYLGSFVALLTALLVASATGPIMIVKVLVCFALEQFIEGHLISPLVLGNKLKIHPVTVLIVLLTSGKLLGLWGVLLGIPVYASIKVIISYFYTWYRRVSGLYSKPLELTVEVEIKDLKSKEDK, translated from the coding sequence ATGAATCAAAACAGGTCCTTTAGAACTTCCTGGTTCTATAAACTTTTCATCAATAACCGGGTTACAACAACCCTTGTAGTCTCGCTTTTACTGCTAATTAATCTTTTCTTAATCAGTAAGCTTGGTTTTATCTTCGAGCCCATCCTAGAATTTTTGGGAGTTATCTTGCTTCCAATCGTCCTAGCCTCGATATTTTACTATATTTTAAATCCAGTCGTTGACTGGCTGGAGAAAAAAGGAATCTCAAGATCCATTTCAATTATTTTTCTCTTCCTCTTCTTGATTGGTCTTATCATTTTTTCTTTGGCTGTCTTTATCCCAAGCCTTATTGACCATGTTCAGAGTTTTTTAGTTAATATTCCTAATTATGTAAGTAGCGGTCAAAAAAGGATTAGTGAGCTTATCAAGCAACCTCTTTTTGAGCAGTACCGGCCGCAGATTGAAGAATTCATAAATAATACAGCCAGTAAATTAATTGAGGCTTCAAGAGATATCTCACGAACTGCTGTAAGTAGCGTTACAGGCTTTGTTTCAACGGCAACCAGCGTCTTTGTCTCAATAGCCATCATGCCTTTTATCCTATTTTACCTCCTACGTGATGGTCGAAAATTAAAGGGCTATGTTACCAAATTTTTACCTGACAAAATCCGCCATCAGACAGCTGAAATCTTGGTTGATGTCAACAATACCCTCTCTAACTATGTCAGGGGACAGGTCATTGTAGCCTTTTCTGTAGCTGTAACCTTGAGTATCTTATTCTCAATTATTGGGCTTAGGTACGGGATAACCATCGGTGTAGTGGCTGGATTTTTAAATCTAATTCCTTACTTGGGGTCATTTGTAGCCCTTTTGACAGCACTTTTAGTCGCTTCAGCAACGGGTCCCATTATGATTGTCAAGGTTTTAGTCTGCTTTGCCCTTGAACAATTTATCGAGGGGCATTTAATATCACCTTTAGTCCTCGGTAACAAGCTTAAGATTCATCCGGTAACTGTTCTGATTGTTCTCTTGACATCAGGAAAATTATTGGGCCTTTGGGGGGTGCTTTTAGGGATACCTGTTTACGCATCAATCAAGGTTATTATATCTTATTTTTATACCTGGTATCGTAGGGTTTCAGGCCTTTATAGTAAGCCCTTGGAGCTTACTGTTGAGGTTGAAATAAAGGATTTAAAAAGTAAGGAGGACAAGTAA
- a CDS encoding ABC transporter ATP-binding protein translates to MTLRLEKVSKKIDGRLILDDISLDIPKAKIIGLVGRNGSGKTTLMRLISSEMTPTSGKIEVPVDDVFYVNPSQNFMKSYCAQEIAKVMQVYLPDFDRELFFRLLEESKLDLKKSVASFSKGQEALIYIACGIASKARYVLLDEPLDGLDLFIKDRVKELLIASIDQGSSTFIIATHNLSELDGLADSIILIKDQKIEIYDPERLENVKVQFVYEGENLPSELLEVAQVIDNRGSVWLIIIPEDRIDEMFSNTSNYKFVEVLQLTTEDVFRVELGQGK, encoded by the coding sequence ATGACTTTGAGGCTTGAAAAGGTAAGTAAAAAAATAGATGGAAGGCTGATTTTAGATGACATTAGTCTTGATATCCCTAAGGCCAAAATTATTGGCCTGGTTGGACGAAATGGCTCAGGGAAGACGACCCTTATGAGGTTGATTTCTAGTGAAATGACTCCGACTAGTGGGAAAATCGAAGTTCCTGTAGACGATGTTTTCTATGTTAACCCCAGCCAAAATTTCATGAAGTCTTATTGTGCTCAGGAAATAGCCAAGGTTATGCAGGTTTATCTGCCTGATTTTGATAGGGAACTTTTCTTTAGACTTCTTGAAGAGTCTAAGTTAGACCTTAAAAAGAGCGTGGCTAGCTTTTCGAAGGGACAAGAAGCTCTTATCTACATTGCTTGCGGGATTGCAAGTAAGGCAAGGTATGTTCTTTTGGATGAACCCCTTGATGGTCTTGATCTTTTTATTAAGGACCGAGTTAAGGAACTTTTGATTGCAAGCATTGATCAAGGCTCATCAACATTCATTATCGCGACCCACAATTTGAGCGAGCTTGATGGTCTTGCTGACAGTATTATTTTAATCAAGGACCAAAAGATTGAAATTTATGACCCAGAAAGACTTGAAAATGTTAAGGTCCAATTTGTCTACGAAGGGGAAAACCTTCCAAGTGAACTTCTTGAGGTTGCCCAGGTAATTGATAATAGGGGAAGTGTTTGGCTGATTATTATTCCAGAAGACAGGATTGATGAAATGTTTTCAAATACAAGTAATTATAAGTTTGTTGAAGTTTTACAGCTAACGACAGAAGATGTCTTTAGGGTTGAATTGGGACAAGGCAAGTAA
- a CDS encoding alpha/beta hydrolase, with amino-acid sequence MKKILLKILLVIILTVLGLFVWFYQSPRPGAFIIRQVFDLDARKKKEEMEQVLPSFDVELKENINYQSANSKSLLDIYLPTKFEGKLPVIVWTHGGAWISGDKSDTSPYFKMLAASGFAVVALNYDLAPQKKYPTALNQLNAAYKFINDQASSYHFDSSKIILAGDSAGAQLSAQMATLITNETYASKLGIKANLARENLLATVLYCGIYDMKTLAQGDASSSAIISWGFKTATWAYLGSKDINNPLYLESSPDQYVNKDFPQTFISGGNGDGLTKTQSLPFSEKLKDLGVEVRELFYPHDYEPVQKHENQFVLDQSGLANFEAMVAFLKERISQSEMNHS; translated from the coding sequence ATGAAAAAGATATTACTTAAAATTTTACTGGTTATTATTTTGACTGTCCTAGGACTTTTTGTCTGGTTTTATCAATCACCAAGACCTGGGGCCTTCATCATTCGACAAGTTTTTGACCTTGATGCCAGAAAAAAGAAGGAGGAGATGGAGCAAGTCTTGCCCTCTTTTGATGTAGAGCTTAAGGAAAATATAAATTATCAGTCAGCAAATTCCAAGTCTCTTTTGGATATTTACCTGCCAACTAAATTTGAAGGGAAGCTTCCAGTAATTGTTTGGACCCACGGAGGAGCCTGGATATCAGGCGATAAAAGTGATACGAGTCCCTATTTTAAGATGCTTGCAGCTAGTGGATTTGCTGTCGTGGCCCTGAATTATGATTTAGCCCCCCAAAAGAAGTATCCAACAGCCCTCAATCAATTGAACGCGGCCTATAAATTTATCAATGATCAAGCAAGCAGCTATCATTTTGATAGCAGTAAAATTATTCTTGCAGGAGACTCAGCTGGTGCACAACTTTCTGCCCAGATGGCAACCCTTATCACCAATGAAACCTATGCCAGCAAACTTGGAATTAAAGCTAACCTAGCCCGGGAAAATCTCCTGGCAACGGTTCTTTACTGCGGGATTTATGACATGAAGACTTTAGCCCAGGGGGATGCAAGCTCATCAGCCATCATCTCCTGGGGCTTTAAGACAGCTACCTGGGCCTATCTAGGAAGTAAGGACATAAATAATCCCCTCTACCTGGAAAGTTCGCCCGATCAATATGTAAATAAAGACTTCCCTCAAACATTTATCAGTGGGGGAAATGGGGATGGCCTAACCAAGACCCAGTCCCTTCCTTTTTCAGAAAAATTAAAGGATTTAGGGGTTGAAGTAAGGGAGCTATTTTACCCCCATGACTATGAGCCTGTGCAAAAGCATGAAAATCAATTCGTTCTTGATCAAAGTGGTTTGGCCAATTTTGAAGCCATGGTAGCCTTCCTTAAGGAGCGAATAAGTCAATCAGAGATGAATCATTCTTAA
- a CDS encoding amino acid permease, whose protein sequence is MIALGGTIGTGLFLGAGGSIQTAGPAIIIIYMITGLFMFWMMRALGELLLTDTNQPTFIAFIEKYLGKRAQFIMGWTYWIGWIVIAMAELTAIGIYMKYWFPSVPIWIWEIAFLIVLLGINVIAVGAFGEAEFWFSMIKVVAIVAMIVTGAVMVVAHTKTSAGYASLTNLWKYGFVADGGSNLLLAFKMVFFAFLGIEFVGTTAAEAKDPDQVIPKAINSIIIRILIFYVGALVAIMSIQPWTNYSANESPFVQVFAGIGITVAAGVINFVVLTAAASSLNSGIFATGRMLYSLTHKKANSPFAKLSRNNLPLNAILFSTLLIGSAAVVNVILPEGAFEIITSIASAGFIGIYMTLVYTHLKYRKSEDFKRGPQKFKMPGAPYTNYLTLAFLAGIFIILLSMKETRFAALLAIFWYSLMFVLSRKIKKD, encoded by the coding sequence ATGATTGCCCTTGGTGGGACCATAGGAACTGGTTTATTCTTGGGTGCAGGAGGTTCTATCCAAACAGCAGGACCTGCAATCATCATAATTTATATGATTACGGGACTTTTTATGTTCTGGATGATGCGGGCCCTTGGAGAGCTTCTTTTAACGGATACCAACCAACCAACTTTTATAGCCTTTATTGAAAAATATCTGGGTAAGAGGGCACAATTTATCATGGGTTGGACCTACTGGATTGGCTGGATTGTTATTGCCATGGCAGAGCTTACGGCTATTGGAATCTACATGAAATATTGGTTTCCAAGTGTTCCCATTTGGATTTGGGAAATTGCCTTCCTGATTGTCCTCTTGGGTATAAATGTTATTGCCGTAGGAGCTTTTGGGGAAGCAGAGTTCTGGTTTTCCATGATTAAGGTTGTAGCCATTGTGGCCATGATAGTGACCGGTGCGGTCATGGTGGTTGCCCACACAAAGACTTCAGCTGGTTACGCAAGTCTTACCAATCTTTGGAAGTATGGTTTTGTCGCAGACGGCGGTAGCAACCTTCTTTTGGCCTTTAAAATGGTTTTCTTTGCCTTCTTGGGTATTGAATTTGTCGGAACGACGGCCGCTGAAGCTAAGGATCCAGATCAGGTAATTCCTAAGGCCATCAACTCGATTATCATTCGAATCCTTATTTTTTATGTGGGAGCTTTGGTAGCCATTATGTCCATCCAACCTTGGACCAACTATAGTGCCAATGAATCACCCTTTGTTCAGGTCTTTGCAGGTATTGGGATTACAGTAGCAGCAGGAGTTATTAACTTTGTTGTCTTAACTGCTGCAGCTTCATCTTTAAATAGCGGAATCTTTGCCACAGGTCGCATGCTTTATTCCCTAACCCATAAAAAAGCAAATAGTCCCTTTGCCAAACTTAGCCGAAATAATTTGCCCCTAAATGCCATTTTATTTTCAACCCTTTTGATTGGGTCTGCTGCGGTTGTAAATGTCATCTTGCCTGAAGGAGCCTTTGAAATTATCACGTCAATTGCCTCAGCTGGATTTATCGGGATTTACATGACCCTGGTTTACACCCACCTTAAGTATCGTAAGTCAGAGGACTTTAAAAGAGGGCCACAAAAATTCAAGATGCCTGGTGCCCCTTATACCAATTATCTAACCTTGGCCTTTCTAGCTGGAATTTTCATTATTTTATTAAGCATGAAGGAGACAAGATTTGCGGCCCTTCTAGCCATCTTCTGGTACAGTCTGATGTTTGTTCTTAGCAGAAAAATTAAAAAAGACTAG